One region of Phoenix dactylifera cultivar Barhee BC4 unplaced genomic scaffold, palm_55x_up_171113_PBpolish2nd_filt_p 000294F, whole genome shotgun sequence genomic DNA includes:
- the LOC103724010 gene encoding disease resistance protein RPS2-like, whose product MDILPLNRTPNTRTCEQRQSYPRSSLLPILLLSVRRSPNRATHKPPQHTTMATGEGRIEKVLSSLQDPNVGRIVLFSMNGGVGKTWTARHAMRRAMDTDLFDIFVWVTLSVDLNWRHAQRRIAENLFIPIPTNRADGDGGEIVSTIRNEIWRTLSEKRFLLVLDDAWLVEDEVLDLMGVPCPGPENLSKVMVTTRSTRTFVVMEPAEVFEPLALPAKESWSLFCDVAGEPFTSPAVHSVAQTVSGQCSGAPLLIILIAGALRNIKDASLLWDRLRQASSALRADAEQLTFQTMNRVVKFSYDALPSDLMKDCFLYCTLFSGARDINSEELIRYWVLEGFIDGYDYRQEAYKQGRVVLEELVNRGALYRETGDRVSMHDVVREVALEIARASGRTSYERAGTLLTAPPNECAWRNLMRISLMDNLLRKLPECPQCSNLSTLLLKGNQALTKIPNAFFDHMEKLRVLDLSYTGIRWLPASISKLLDLRVLLLRGCQSLQSVMELHALEKLEVLDLSCTSFIAGYSSLERMSQLRVLDLSETPVTSLHFLGNLANLRHLSLRRCHCIKSGLHLEVATVLEELDLSGTTLVEFPYEISKLTRLICADLSGTRYTRLNWEALQWLPENLNLDNCNVSDTPMELVRKDGVYVAVGNSDLLLSLEKNSQLWENCFRKFHFCVCPSERASLENDIRFQRKQFIFRDIYFESRHFAHPVEHTKYLEICGVDSYPKGIEGVLNNAELVSLNSNAFMKKLSDLGFENVNVMKECWIERCDQAEVVFRGDDVQVIAAIGRLENLWISNLANLRHLCEGMERLMSFSSLKHLHVDCCPNLVSVFSSALRLENLVTLQIKFCDKLESVFGESVAGQEMLPQLRTLRLWELPELKSICEGHLPSLKMMKVKECPQLKKLPLDAKDIRPLVEIRGERWWWNNLMWEDARIEDSLHFRNWGPF is encoded by the coding sequence atggatatccttCCTCTAAATCGCACACCAAACACTCGCACCTGCGAACAACGGCAAAGCTACCCCAGATCTTCCCTGCTCCCCATCCTCCTCTTGTCAGTTCGTCGCTCTCCAAACCGAGCTACTCACAAACCCCCCCAGCACACCACCATGGCCACCGGAGAAGGACGCATAGAGAAGGTACTGAGTTCTCTCCAAGACCCAAATGTTGGGCGAATTGTCCTCTTCAGCATGAACGGAGGGGTTGGGAAGACATGGACTGCGAGGCACGCCATGCGCCGAGCCATGGATACCGATCTTTTCGACATCTTCGTCTGGGTCACATTGTCCGTCGATCTCAATTGGAGGCATGCCCAGAGGAGGATTGCGGAGAATCTTTTCATTCCAATTCCCACTAACCGTGCCGACGGCGATGGAGGAGAGATTGTCTCGACGATCAGGAACGAGATTTGGAGAACTCTATCGGAGAAGAGGTTCTTGCTGGTGCTGGATGATGCATGGTTGGTGGAGGATGAGGTTTTGGATTTAATGGGAGTTCCCTGCCCTGGTCCGGAGAACCTTTCCAAGGTCATGGTTACCACGAGGTCGACTCGGACTTTTGTCGTGATGGAGCCCGCCGAGGTGTTTGAGCCCTTAGCTCTTCCTGCGAAGGAATCCTGGAGTTTGTTTTGCGACGTTGCAGGCGAACCATTCACTTCACCGGCAGTCCACTCGGTTGCGCAAACCGTAAGTGGCCAGTGCTCCGGCGCGCCCCTTCTGATCATCTTGATTGCAGGAGCCTTGAGAAATATAAAAGATGCTTCGCTGCTTTGGGATCGATTGCGGCAGGCCTCGTCCGCATTGAGAGCCGACGCGGAGCAGCTAACGTTTCAGACAATGAATAGGGTGgtaaaattttcttatgatgcttTGCCCAGTGATTTGATGAAAGATTGCTTCTTGTACTGCACGCTCTTTTCAGGGGCCAGGGATATCAATTCGGAGGAGCTGATTCGATATTGGGTGCTGGAAGGATTCATTGATGGGTATGACTACCGACAGGAAGCTTACAAGCAGGGGAGAGTGGTGCTCGAGGAGCTTGTGAATCGTGGTGCTCTTTATAGAGAGACGGGCGATCGCGTTAGCATGCACGATGTGGTCAGAGAAGTGGCACTGGAAATTGCGAGGGCAAGCGGTAGAACCTCCTATGAGAGGGCGGGAACGCTTCTAACCGCGCCACCAAATGAGTGTGCGTGGAGAAACTTAATGAGGATCTCACTGATGGACAACTTACTAAGAAAGTTGCCCGAATGCCCGCAATGTAGCAACCTCTCAACCTTGCTGCTCAAAGGGAATCAAGCCTTAActaaaattccaaatgcatttTTTGATCACATGGAGAAGCTTCGAGTTCTCGACCTTTCATACACCGGTATTCGGTGGCTGCCGGCTTCCATCTCCAAATTACTCGACCTCCGGGTGCTGCTTCTGCGAGGTTGCCAGTCTCTACAGAGTGTGATGGAGCTGCATGCACTTGAAAAGCTTGAGGTGCTTGATCTGTCATGTACTTCCTTTATAGCAGGATACAGCTCCCTTGAACGCATGAGCCAACTCAGAGTCCTCGATCTTTCTGAAACCCCAGTTACATCATTACATTTTCTCGGTAACCTTGCCAACCTTCGTCACCTCTCACTGAGGAGGTGCCACTGCATTAAGTCAGGGCTCCACTTGGAAGTTGCAACGGTGCTGGAGGAGCTTGATCTTTCAGGCACAACACTAGTTGAATTCCCTTATGAGATCTCTAAACTGACCCGGCTAATTTGCGCTGATCTATCTGGAACGAGGTACACAAGACTCAATTGGGAGGCCTTGCAGTGGCTACCTGAAAATCTGAACCTGGACAATTGCAATGTCTCTGATACCCCAATGGAGCTGGTCAGGAAAGATGGAGTCTATGTAGCCGTCGGTAACTCCGACTTGCTCTTATCTTTGGAGAAGAACTCCCAGCTCTGGGAGAACTGCTTCAGGAAATTTCATTTTTGTGTGTGTCCTTCAGAGAGGGCCAGCTTAGAGAATGACATTCGTTTCCAAAGGAAGCAATTTATCTTTAGAGACATCTACTTTGAGTCCAGGCATTTTGCTCATCCTGTGGAACACACAAAATATTTGGAGATTTGTGGTGTTGATAGCTATCCCAAAGGCATTGAAGGTGTCCTGAACAATGCGGAGCTTGTGTCTCTGAACAGCAATGCGTTCATGAAGAAATTGTCTGATTTGGGTTTTGAAAATGTGAACGTAATGAAAGAGTGTTGGATTGAGAGATGTGATCAAGCAGAGGTTGTCTTCAGGGGAGACGATGTGCAAGTAATTGCTGCAATTGGCAGACTGGAGAACCTGTGGATTTCTAACCTCGCAAACTTGAGGCATTTATGTGAAGGAATGGAGAGACTAATGAGCTTCTCATCGCTGAAACATTTACATGTGGATTGCTGTCCTAACCTCGTAAGCGTGTTCTCCTCAGCACTGCGTCTAGAAAATCTTGTTACTCTCCAGATTAAATTTTGTGACAAGTTGGAGAGCGTGTTCGGAGAGTCGGTGGCGGGTCAAGAGATGCTTCCACAGCTGCGAACTTTGCGTCTATGGGAACTACCAGAGCTCAAGAGCATCTGCGAAGGACACTTGCCATCACTGAAAATGATGAAAGTGAAGGAATGTCCGCAGCTGAAGAAGCTTCCACTTGATGCAAAAGACATAAGACCGCTAGTGGAGATCAGAGGAGAACGGTGGTGGTGGAATAACTTAATGTGGGAGGATGCGAGGATCGAGGATTCGCTACACTTTAGAAATTGGGGTCCCTTTTGA
- the LOC103724013 gene encoding probable disease resistance protein At5g45490 encodes MAVEIIQFLMSKFVDGLGEEDNATIPFILQFHEIKEDLKKKTRFSMSLGTADLLRESLYDLNDILIECQMLSKKHRNHEQRKRTCFYSLTDLCFLFKTRKRLLRIKRKIRTISDGRIKGKSSSGPLRGDMGRRGPVEFDRWTSQAVDKAKVHGATNQLIEVERMLTGEDKNGFKGIGIVGMGGVGKTLLAQLLFNSQQVRRRFFPRLWVCVSQTIHRGKDLRREILERMLTSLGVEEDVITSISNSDSRSNSLAELMFTLHLQLMGKRYLIVFDDVWNIDEWYENLDSELPGDDQWDDRLAFGLPKGSGGGAIITSRVEEVAVKMVGEENLYHLQPLTDRESCWAIFMDALTKDGRMSDHPTVRGMKKEILDNCSGLPLAAKTVGEILNGSLSSSGDSSRKTSLSDDSSKGSGSV; translated from the coding sequence ATGGCTGTTGAAATAATACAATTTCTGATGAGTAAATTTGTGGATGGTCTTGGAGAAGAGGATAATGCAACAATTCCGTTTATTCTCCAATTCCACGAGATCAAGGAAGAtctcaaaaagaaaacaaggttCTCCATGTCGCTAGGCACCGCCGACTTGCTCCGAGAATCACTCTACGACCTAAATGACATACTGATCGAGTGCCAAATGCTGTCCAAGAAGCACAGGAATCATGAGCAGCGCAAGCGTACGTGCTTCTATTCTTTAACTGATTTgtgttttcttttcaaaaccaggaagaGGTTGCTAAGGATCAAGCGAAAAATCCGGACCATAAGTGATGGAAGGATAAAAGGAAAATCTAGCAGCGGTCCTTTGCGTGGTGACATGGGCAGGCGGGGGCCAGTGGAGTTCGACCGCTGGACTTCTCAAGCTGTGGACAAAGCGAAGGTCCATGGAGCTACCAATCAGCTGATTGAAGTGGAAAGAATGCTCACGGGTGAGGATAAGAATGGATTCAAGGGAATTGGAATTGTTGGGATGGGTGGGGTTGGTAAGACCCTGCTGGCCCAACTGCTCTTTAACAGCCAGCAGGTGAGACGGCGCTTCTTTCCAAGGCTCTGGGTATGCGTATCACAGACAATTCACAGAGGAAAAGATCTGAGAAGAGAGATTCTGGAGAGGATGCTAACGTCTCTTGGAGTCGAAGAGGATGTTATCACTTCGATTTCAAATTCTGATTCAAGAAGCAACAGCCTTGCGGAATTGATGTTCACCCTTCACCTACAATTGATGGGCAAGAGATATCTCATTGTATTCGATGATGTTTGGAACATTGATGAATGGTATGAAAATTTGGACTCCGAGCTGCCAGGAGATGATCAATGGGATGACCGTCTTGCTTTTGGATTGCCGAAGGGAAGCGGTGGAGGAGCTATCATCACAAGTAGAGTGGAAGAGGTGGCCGTAAAGATGGTTGGGGAAGAAAACCTGTACCACCTTCAACCTCTCACCGATCGCGAAAGTTGTTGGGCTATATTCATGGATGCACTAACAAAAGATGGTCGCATGTCTGATCATCCTACTGTAAGAGGCATGAAGAAGGAAATTTTGGACAATTGTAGTGGCCTGCCATTAGCTGCGAAGACTGTAGGGGAGATTTTGAATGGATCTCTCTCATCATCCGGAGATTCTAGCAGGAAAACAAGCTTGAGTGATGATAGCTCTAAAGGAAGTGGAAGTGTTTGA
- the LOC103724014 gene encoding disease resistance RPP13-like protein 4 — translation MSKEGIIEEVLTPLVKQLGNARCQALKFKENDTPPAIKPLFESIEKNVQDVEDIVRRAERWEKDVINNFGIVARHVDDILEEDSEPRAFESKLRNVDREIANLRALLTPPLQLPQIESARAASTRSVPSLSKALQASEKWQQLELEKKILESSAISSLQVSYDNLDVQLKLCLLCFSVFPENSIIRKRPVIYWWIGEGLVTPTRDNTAEEIGESCFRKLIMKGLIEPVHMKRSPIIKFCKLHPWMRWMLIAVARRVQFFDFDSEGNPTSDDSLSRRACLVTRKEGAPQQMSIRGLSNLGELLTLFNVDEHYLNFERSRFSEMRKITVLQLGRWQSLPKHHIEVESTEFLKGLRSFKHLRYLSFQGISRITELPASISEISNLRILDLRACHNLERLTVGIASLQKLTHLDLSECHLLEQIPKGIASLSELEVLKGFVIGDARSKDASRLRELAKLKKLRKLSIIIGSKMTVTEEELNELRNCEAVRSLTITWVVSPSKKGTATLTRTATMTITSFSLPSNLEKLDLRCFPGKTVPAWLSPNGLRSLKKLYIRGGTLSSLGPEIRSPTWNVEVLRLKYLRDLEVEWSQIQSNFPNLTYLEIVKCSKLRSFPCDEDGVWVSVDREISGHSTSGSNGITIS, via the coding sequence ATGTCGAAGGAAGGTATAATTGAAGAAGTTCTTACTCcattggtgaagcaactggggAACGCTAGGTGCCAAGCTCTCAAGTTCAAGGAGAATGATACACCCCCAGCGATCAAGCCGCTTTTTGAGAGCATTGAGAAAAATGTGCAGGACGTGGAGGACATCGTCCGAAGAGCAGAGAGATGGGAGAAGGATGTGATAAATAATTTTGGTATTGTCGCTCGCCATGTTGATGACATCTTGGAAGAAGACAGCGAACCCCGCGCATTCGAATCCAAGCTCCGGAACGTCGATAGGGAGATCGCCAACTTAAGGGCCCTTCTGACTCCCCCACTCCAACTACCACAGATTGAATCAGCTCGTGCAGCATCAACTCGTTCTGTTCCTTCTTTGTCTAAGGCCCTGCAAGCATCAGAAAAGTGGCAGCAACTTGAGTTGGAGAAGAAAATCCTGGAGAGTTCCGCCATATCCAGTCTTCAGGTGAGTTATGACAACCTTGACGTCCAGTTAAAACTATGCTTGCTTTGCTTCTCTGTCTTCCCAGAGAATTCAATCATACGGAAAAGGCCTGTAATTTACTGGTGGATCGGGGAAGGCCTCGTAACTCCAACAAGAGACAACACAGCTGAGGAGATTGGAGAGAGCTGCTTCAGAAAGCTAATCATGAAGGGCCTGATTGAACCAGTTCATATGAAACGAAGCCCTATCATCAAATTCTGCAAACTGCATCCATGGATGCGATGGATGCTTATTGCTGTTGCTAGAAGAGTGCAATTCTTTGATTTTGATTCAGAAGGAAATCCTACTTCAGATGATTCTTTAAGTCGTCGTGCTTGCTTGGTAACCAGGAAAGAAGGAGCACCCCAACAAATGTCCATCAGGGGCCTCTCAAATCTTGGTGAGTTGCTGACACTGTTCAATGTCGACGAGCACTACCTAAACTTTGAAAGGAGCCGGTTCTCTGAAATGAGGAAGATCACTGTGCTCCAACTAGGACGGTGGCAGAGCTTGCCCAAACATCACATTGAAGTAGAGAGCACCGAATTCTTGAAAGGGTTGAGGTCTTTCAAGCACTTGAGGTATCTTTCCTTCCAAGGCATATCCAGAATCACAGAGCTTCCTGCTTCAATCAGTGAGATCTCCAATCTCAGAATCCTGGATCTCAGAGCATGTCACAACTTAGAAAGACTGACAGTGGGGATCGCTTCTCTTCAGAAACTAACCCACTTGGATCTGTCAGAGTGTCACTTGCTTGAACAGATACCTAAGGGGATCGCCTCGCTCTCAGAACTGGAGGTGTTAAAGGGATTCGTCATCGGTGATGCGAGAAGCAAAGATGCTTCTCGACTTAGGGAGTTAGCAAAACTGAAGAAACTGAGGAAGCTGAGTATAATCATAGGGAGTAAGATGACAGTCACAGAAGAGGAACTGAATGAGCTGAGAAACTGTGAAGCCGTTCGCTCTCTAACGATAACATGGGTGGTATCACCATCTAAGAAGGGAACTGCAACGCTAACAAGGACCGCAACTATGACGATAACATCTTTCTCCCTTCCGTCGAATCTCGAAAAGCTAGACCTTCGATGCTTTCCAGGTAAGACGGTGCCAGCTTGGTTGAGCCCTAACGGATTGAGAAGCCTGAAGAAATTGTACATCAGGGGAGGTACACTGAGTAGTCTTGGTCCGGAAATTCGCTCACCAACATGGAATGTGGAGGTGCTACGTTTAAAATACTTGCGTGATTTGGAGGTGGAATGGTCTCAAATACAGTCAAATTTTCCAAATTTGACTTACTTGGAGATTGTTAAGTGTAGCAAGCTGAGATCCTTCCCTTGTGATGAAGATGGAGTGTGGGTgagcgtcgacagagaaatatCAGGCCACAGCACAAGCGGGAGCAACGGCATTACCATTTCATAa
- the LOC103724015 gene encoding uncharacterized protein LOC103724015, whose amino-acid sequence MQLFSYRVRSIWTNWDLRAFILTSLCLQIVLIFSGSVRKRNKSRCISLILWSAYLLADWVATFALGILSNNQDSPSSPDNENNDLLAFWAPFLLLHLGGPDTITAFSLEDNELWMRHLLGLMFQVAVAFYVFIGSLPQTRLKAPAALMFLAGILKYGERSWALMCASMDCLRNSMVTPPDPGPNYAKFMEEYASMSAAGLQAEIEVEKEPETQPRSLDTVVEDINTVMILSRAHRFFHTFKRLIVDLILSFHDRNESQSFFLKRSPLQAFKVIEIELSFIYDVLYTKSTLIHTVVGPFFRSITFSSILSALLLFLFTKKHGYKDIDVVITYILLGGALVLESYSVGLLVFSDWAFIKLKDLKQYRLSNMIFASISFFRPANKPRWSNSMACYNLIRFCLKDQPSTIKRIMALLTVKEAWDRFFHTIYCPVHDELKEFIFKEIKNKTSSAEDSKGYKRFSTCRGEWALQRKGYRKELGWSVEVEFDESILLWHIATDLCYYFDGINHPKGILSDQKISKAISDYMLYLLVVRPFMLSAGIGQIRYGDTCAEAKKFFQRGDAMPDATQACEMLLSVETKVPPIQVKGDRSKSILFDACMLAKHLLELKVEKRWKIMSVVWVEMLCYAASHCRGYYHAKQLSTGGELLTLVWFLMAHLGIGDQYRIEEGHARAKLIVEK is encoded by the coding sequence ATGCAGCTTTTCTCTTACAGAGTGAGGAGCATATGGACTAACTGGGACCTCCGAGCATTTATTCTAACCAGCTTATGCTTGCAGATCGTCCTCATCTTCTCCGGGAGCGTCCGGAAGCGCAACAAATCCAGATGCATCAGCCTCATCCTCTGGTCAGCATACTTGCTTGCGGACTGGGTCGCCACCTTTGCTCTCGGCATCCTCTCTAATAACCAAGATAGTCCCTCCAGTCCTGACAATGAGAACAACGACCTCCTCGCATTCTGGGCCCCTTTCCTTCTCTTACATCTTGGCGGCCCCGACACCATCACTGCTTTCTCCCTAGAGGATAATGAGCTATGGATGAGACACTTGCTTGGACTAATGTTTCAGGTTGCAGTCGCCTTCTATGTCTTCATTGGGTCCCTGCCACAAACTAGGCTCAAGGCCCCTGCAGCTTTAATGTTTCTCGCTGGAATTCTGAAGTATGGTGAGAGGTCCTGGGCACTCATGTGTGCAAGCATGGACTGCCTGAGGAACTCCATGGTAACACCTCCTGACCCTGGTCCAAACTATGCCAAGTTCATGGAGGAGTATGCCTCGATGTCGGCTGCTGGTCTACAAGCAGAGATTGAGGTGGAGAAGGAACCTGAAACCCAGCCGCGATCTTTGGACACTGTCGTGGAGGATATTAATACAGTGATGATTCTGTCCAGAGCTCATCGGTTCTTCCACACATTCAAGCGCCTCATTGTAGACCTCATCCTCAGCTTCCATGACCGGAACGAGAGCCAATCCTTCTTCCTCAAGCGCTCTCCCTTGCAAGCCTTCAAAGTAATCGAAATCGAACTCTCCTTCATTTACGACGTGCTCTATACCAAGTCAACTCTCATTCATACTGTCGTAGGCCCCTTCTTCCGCAGCATCACTTTTTCCTCGATCCTATCTGCCCTCCTGCTCTTCCTGTTCACCAAGAAGCATGGCTACAAAGATATCGATGTAGTAATTACTTACATACTGTTGGGAGGGGCTCTCGTTCTTGAGAGCTATTCCGTTGGCCTGCTGGTTTTCTCGGACTGGGCATTTATTAAGCTGAAAGATCTCAAGCAGTATCGCCTGTCTAACATGATCTTTGCAAGCATTTCTTTCTTTCGACCAGCCAACAAACCAAGGTGGTCTAATTCCATGGCATGCTACAACCTGATAAGATTCTGCCTTAAAGACCAGCCATCCACAATCAAAAGAATCATGGCTCTTCTTACTGTGAAAGAAGCCTGGGATAGGTTCTTCCATACCATCTATTGTCCTGTCCATGATGAGCTGAAAGAATTCATCTTTAAGGAGATCAAGAACAAGACAAGCAGTGCAGAAGACTCCAAAGGCTACAAGCGTTTCAGCACCTGCAGAGGAGAATGGGCCCTTCAAAGGAAGGGATACCGGAAGGAGCTTGGCTGGAGTGTTGAGGTGGAGTTTGACGAGAGCATCCTTTTGTGGCACATTGCAACTGATCTCTGCTATTACTTTGACGGCATCAATCACCCAAAGGGCATACTTTCAGACCAGAAGATTAGCAAGGCGATATCCGATTACATGTTGTATCTTCTTGTAGTTCGCCCTTTCATGCTGAGTGCTGGAATTGGGCAGATCAGGTACGGAGACACCTGTGCGGAGGCTAAGAAATTCTTTCAGCGAGGAGACGCAATGCCTGATGCGACGCAAGCCTGTGAGATGCTCCTTTCGGTGGAAACTAAAGTCCCTCCAATACAGGTGAAAGGAGACAGAAGCAAATCAATACTTTTTGATGCTTGTATGCTTGCAAAGCATTTGTTAGAGCTGAAGGTAGAgaaaagatggaagataatgaGTGTTGTTTGGGTGGAGATGTTGTGCTATGCTGCAAGTCATTGCAGAGGTTATTACCATGCCAAGCAGCTTAGCACCGGAGGAGAGTTGCTCACTTTGGTATGGTTTTTAATGGCTCACCTAGGAATAGGAGATCAATATAGGATAGAAGAAGGACACGCTAGAGCAAAACTGATAGTAGAGAAATAA